In Mangrovivirga cuniculi, the following proteins share a genomic window:
- a CDS encoding asparaginase, translating to MNYKIVNINTALPQPPIANLLIIYTGGTLGMEKDADGSLSPFNFGKIFEKLPDIRNYNLKLTVISFPKPIDSSDVSPTHWQDIGYIIDENYEQYDGFVVIHGTDTMAYSASALSFMLDGLNKPVIFTGSQLPIGVMRSDARENFLTSLEMASAKDENGNPLITEVCILFNSILIRGNRSKR from the coding sequence ATGAACTATAAAATAGTAAATATAAATACAGCATTGCCGCAACCACCCATTGCCAACCTGTTAATTATTTATACAGGAGGAACCCTTGGGATGGAAAAGGATGCTGATGGTTCATTGTCTCCATTCAATTTTGGCAAGATCTTCGAGAAATTACCTGACATTCGAAATTACAACTTAAAGTTAACGGTAATTTCATTTCCTAAGCCGATAGATTCATCAGATGTTTCACCAACGCACTGGCAGGACATCGGATACATTATCGATGAAAATTACGAGCAATATGATGGCTTCGTTGTAATACATGGTACGGATACCATGGCGTATTCAGCATCGGCATTAAGTTTTATGTTAGACGGACTGAATAAGCCGGTTATTTTTACCGGATCACAATTACCGATAGGGGTGATGAGGTCTGACGCGAGGGAGAATTTCCTTACCAGTCTGGAAATGGCCTCTGCAAAAGATGAGAATGGCAATCCATTGATCACCGAAGTTTGTATACTCTTTAATTCAATATTGATCAGGGGAAACAGATCAAAAAGATAA
- a CDS encoding TatD family hydrolase: MIDTHAHLYGKKFEGDLDETIERAKSAGITKILLPNIDESSVDEMLEVVEKNPGFCYAMMGIHPCSVNKEWEKQVEFVADWLKKDDRFIAVGEIGTDLYWDKSLFEEQKQALIGQIALAAEYDLPIVLHCRDSIDETIEIVAEQKNKYPSLKGIFHCFTGDQDQYNKIIDLDFLVGLGGVATFKNGGMDKVIPDMDPSKIVLETDSPYLAPVPYRGKRNEPAYTEYVAEKVAEYLDIPLIKLKKITADNAEKLFELK, translated from the coding sequence ATGATCGATACACACGCGCATTTGTACGGTAAGAAGTTTGAAGGTGACCTTGATGAAACAATTGAGAGGGCTAAATCAGCCGGAATCACTAAAATACTGCTTCCTAACATTGATGAGTCAAGTGTTGATGAAATGCTTGAGGTGGTCGAAAAGAATCCTGGTTTTTGTTATGCAATGATGGGTATCCATCCGTGTTCTGTAAATAAAGAATGGGAGAAACAAGTTGAATTTGTAGCAGATTGGTTAAAAAAAGATGACAGATTCATAGCAGTTGGTGAAATTGGCACGGACTTATATTGGGATAAATCGCTATTTGAAGAACAAAAGCAAGCCTTGATTGGGCAGATAGCCCTTGCTGCAGAGTACGATCTTCCGATAGTATTGCACTGCAGAGATTCTATTGATGAGACAATAGAGATAGTAGCAGAACAAAAAAATAAATATCCTTCATTAAAAGGGATCTTTCACTGCTTCACAGGAGATCAGGATCAATATAATAAGATTATTGATCTGGATTTTCTCGTTGGTCTGGGAGGTGTAGCTACTTTTAAAAACGGAGGGATGGACAAGGTAATACCGGATATGGATCCTTCTAAAATAGTTTTGGAAACTGATTCTCCATATCTAGCCCCTGTGCCATACCGCGGTAAAAGAAATGAGCCGGCATATACAGAATATGTAGCAGAAAAAGTTGCTGAATATTTGGATATACCTCTGATCAAATTGAAAAAAATCACAGCAGATAATGCTGAAAAACTATTTGAACTGAAGTGA
- a CDS encoding glycosyltransferase: MIYFVITVLTIDFILWYIFLYLRSKKQKTDEEVLPFCSVLIMARNEEDHISSCIDSLLSQAYPRDKFEILVCDDNSTDKTAEILQRYEENENVRVFGGDYPTIEHLNNKAQGLNYLANQARGEVFLFTDADCIMNAGWLKNMAARVVKHNEIVIAPTVPVVSSFLSALQRVDWVMALGRVVSVQGIGVPVTGNGNNMAMPAKAYKESGGYEATHRSHTEDAAIFYLVRKKTGIRAGVVANNQVIARTQPKLRWDELVSQRLRWWLGGVSEAPGWLIFYLAEALWILIFITLLISGFGVSAFAWLTGRIVLKMLYNCSLPFSFKKIAFFYYISAVILFEFYSFILNFTVLVKWGVGKSPEWKGREVRS; this comes from the coding sequence ATGATCTATTTTGTAATTACAGTACTAACGATTGACTTTATTCTCTGGTATATATTTCTCTATCTGAGATCCAAAAAGCAAAAAACGGATGAGGAGGTACTGCCATTTTGTTCAGTATTGATAATGGCCAGAAATGAAGAAGATCATATTTCTTCATGCATTGACTCCTTGTTAAGCCAGGCTTACCCAAGGGATAAATTTGAAATCCTGGTTTGTGATGACAATAGTACCGATAAAACAGCTGAAATTTTACAGCGATATGAGGAAAATGAGAATGTAAGGGTGTTTGGTGGTGATTATCCAACTATTGAGCATTTAAATAATAAAGCACAGGGATTAAATTATCTGGCTAACCAGGCAAGGGGAGAAGTTTTTTTATTTACTGATGCTGATTGCATTATGAATGCCGGATGGTTAAAAAATATGGCAGCCAGGGTAGTTAAGCACAATGAGATAGTTATTGCTCCTACTGTGCCTGTGGTCAGTTCTTTTTTAAGTGCTTTACAAAGAGTGGACTGGGTTATGGCTTTGGGAAGGGTAGTTTCTGTTCAGGGAATCGGTGTCCCGGTAACCGGAAATGGAAACAACATGGCGATGCCAGCTAAGGCGTATAAAGAAAGCGGAGGGTATGAGGCTACTCACCGTTCACATACAGAAGATGCTGCCATTTTTTACCTGGTAAGAAAAAAAACAGGTATTAGAGCCGGAGTGGTTGCTAATAATCAGGTTATTGCACGCACCCAACCTAAATTAAGATGGGATGAACTGGTAAGTCAGCGATTGCGATGGTGGCTCGGAGGTGTTTCAGAAGCACCGGGATGGTTGATCTTTTACCTGGCTGAAGCTTTATGGATTTTAATTTTCATCACTCTTTTAATTTCCGGATTTGGTGTTTCAGCATTTGCCTGGTTAACCGGAAGAATTGTACTCAAGATGTTATATAATTGTAGTTTACCGTTTTCATTTAAAAAAATTGCATTTTTCTATTATATTTCAGCGGTGATATTGTTTGAATTCTATTCATTTATCTTGAATTTTACGGTTCTTGTAAAATGGGGGGTAGGTAAAAGCCCTGAATGGAAAGGAAGAGAAGTTAGATCATGA
- a CDS encoding polysaccharide deacetylase family protein — MAVFLHHTPKWMRKVYPGCIWQVDTDNKDIYLTFDDGPIPEVTPWVVDLLEKYHIKATFFLVGDNVRKHPEVFRLLIDNGHLVANHTFHHKNGFQLTDEEYYKDIQLCKEEMVKNGYDDNLLFRPPHGRIKPRQIKEISSKGYDLVLWSLLSGDFSPSLNSDVILKKLKKHLQPGTIAVFHDSLKAEALMKSTLEPFIKYCISEGFQFKLLKSVR, encoded by the coding sequence ATGGCAGTGTTTCTGCATCATACTCCGAAATGGATGAGGAAGGTCTATCCCGGGTGTATTTGGCAGGTAGATACAGATAATAAAGATATTTATCTCACTTTCGATGATGGTCCAATTCCCGAAGTAACTCCATGGGTTGTGGATTTACTCGAAAAATATCATATAAAAGCCACTTTTTTTCTTGTTGGTGATAATGTCAGAAAACATCCTGAAGTGTTTAGATTATTAATTGATAATGGACACTTAGTCGCAAATCACACTTTTCACCATAAAAATGGGTTTCAGTTGACAGACGAAGAGTATTATAAAGATATTCAACTTTGTAAGGAGGAAATGGTGAAGAATGGATATGATGATAATCTACTCTTCAGACCCCCTCATGGTAGAATTAAACCCAGGCAAATAAAAGAAATTTCGTCTAAAGGATATGATTTGGTTCTGTGGTCGCTTTTAAGTGGGGACTTTTCGCCTTCGTTAAATTCTGATGTCATATTAAAAAAACTAAAAAAGCATCTTCAGCCGGGGACTATAGCCGTATTTCATGATTCATTAAAAGCAGAGGCTTTAATGAAGTCTACTTTGGAGCCATTCATTAAATATTGTATTTCAGAGGGATTTCAGTTTAAATTATTAAAGTCTGTCAGATGA